TCCTGAGGGCGAAGCATTGTACGTTACGTATGGATACAGCCGAGATCACAGGCTTGACCTTAAGCAGTTCAACTACGGCCTGGTGGTTAACGGCGAAGGCATACCACTGATGGGCGAAGCCATGGACGGCAATGAGTCGGATAAGGTTTGGAACGGGCGAGTGATCGAGGAACTGGTAAGTCAACTCACCGACAATCTGACCGAACTGGTGTATGTGGCCGATTCGGCTGTGGTGACGAAGGATAGCCTCGATGTTATTGCCGGCAAGGAAGGCCAACACGCTTGAGAAGAACCTGCTCAAACAGCGGGAAGAGCTTGAAACAAGCCTCAAGCAGCTCGGAACAGTGGAGTTCGCTTGTGAGTCGGACGCCAGGGCAGCCCTTGAGAAGATCAAGCACGAGAATCGCAGTGCGCTGTACGAAATCTCGGGAGATGTGCAGGCCGAAGAACAGGTTCTGAGAAGAGTCAGGCCTGGCAGGCCCCGCGCCCTGGGAGTATCGCCATCGGTATACATTACCATTCCTCAAGTGAATCGCGACTCCTGAGAATCGTGAGATCCAATACACAAAGGCGCTGAATGTGGGTTCCGACCTTCACGGTCGACAATTGCGCTTACCCTAATCCATTGAGTCTGAGCTACTCTCACAGGCTCCTAGCGCGCTTGAGGAATATGCGCTAGGTCTCTCCGCAGGCGGCTCAGCGAGATAGGATTCTGATGAAAACGTAAAGCAGTACGTGCACAGGCGCGGTTCAAGCCCATCAAAAGCCAAGCATGAATTCCATGCTTGCCGCGAGAGCCTCCGCCGCGCTAAGGTTCAGCCTGTCAGCGCCAAGCGACACGCTCCACTTCCCGTCTTGATCTTCGAGCCGTGCATGCCACACGCACTTAATCGCAGGAGTGAGCCGGCACCCCAGTTCGAGCCAGGGCAAGCGCACGCTCCCACTATGCCACGCCGTATTCGCGTCGGAGCGCATTGCATTTGGGTCAAGCGCAACCTTGGCCGACGGCAGGAGCCGCTGGCCATCGTAGTACAGCCGGGCAACGACGCGCGCGCCATTGCAGTTCGCCTCGAGCCCCGCCTCGAGCGCTCTGGGGAGAATCTGGCGCCAGTCCCCTAAGTGTTGGACTCCGGTCATGGTTGGGGCATATACCAGATATCCATGTTCGTCCACGGTAACCGTGTCGGTGTTGACGATGCCCCGAACGAACAATGCATCCTTCCATGTGACCATGCCGACGGCATTCCGAAGGCACATGCCAACGGAAACGTGATCAGAGAGCGCAACCGCGCCCGCAATGTCGATGGCAAACCCCAGAGCCCCACCGCGCGATTCGTCCCACTCGATCTTCTCGAGCGTGCCTACCAGCTTTCCCTTGCCATCAGGCATCTCCTGGGCGACCCCGGCGAGATTGGCGTCGTATAGGCTCCTGCCCCGAATGACGCTAAGGCTCAGTCCAATAGCTCCTCGCCCACGTCCAGAGGACGCTGCAATCGGGGTGGATACACTGATTGTGCCCTTTTGCACAGTGGACGACTTAGCCCAGACGCCGATTTCGTAATCACAATCGCGTTTCTGTGCGTGCTGTGCATCCGACCCCTGCCGAAGCTCTGCAAGCCATCTCACCGTGTCGCCGGACGCGACTCCCTCGGCGATAACCTCCTCGCCCAGCTCAAACCGGATAGCGCTTCCCCACGCCAGTGCAACCGAACTCGATCCTGAGATCTCTATCCTTGCGATGTCCTCCGCGAAGTCATCGGGCAGGTGTTTCGCGAGTCGTTTGAGCGCGCTCTTGCGCTGCGGCCTCCCGGTAAGGCTGAGGGCGGCTTCCCTGGCGACCGGGAGTGCACTGGTGAAATTGGACGACAGCCCGGCATCCAGGCTGAGGCCAGTATATGAGGGACGCGACAGCGCGAATGCAGAAGACGAGCCAACCGGCCCGCTCGCGGAAGTTTGCGCATCATGCCCAGCAACAGCCATAGACAGTACTTCCGGCAACAGTCCGCCGCCCCTGCCGCCCACACACAACGCGGCACTCGCCGGCTGAGCAGCGCCGCACAACACTGCCATAACAGACGCCAGCACAACTAAAGCCCTTCGCCAGTCCCGCCAGACCATCTCCATTTGACATCCCCGCAATCCTGTGCAGTGTTATTGCAGCCGTTAGCCTCAATCGGGTAGGAGGGGGCGTCTAGCCCCCGTCCTCCCACACCACCGTACGTGCCGTTCGGCATACGGCGGTTCATGAAACCTTAGGAATTCTGCGCGTAGAGATCCGTCAAGCTCAGAAGCCCTTGGTTGCGCAAGTGGGCGATGCCGAGGGCTTTGTTCACCTGCGGAGTGTTAGCGAGTCGCCAGTATGCTTTACGCGACCCGCTGATCTTTTGTGCCCACTCATCGGGAATGCCCAGAGCGACAAGGTTTCGCCGCACCGTCTTGGGCCTCTTCCATTGTTTCAGCAGGCACATCCGCAGACGTCGTCGTATCCATTGATCCATCTCCTGGCATACGCTCGGGGTCCGTGCGATTCGGTAGTATCCCATCCAACCTCGCAGGTAGGAGTTGAGCTCGCGAATGCGGCTGGCCATACTCCGCCCATTGCTGCGGCTGGTGATCTCCCGAATTCGCTCTTCGAATCGCTCCCGGGTTTTGGTCGCAACCCGAATTCGAGGCTTTGAGCCTCCGATGAACGAGAAGCCCAGGAATTTGCGTTTTCCCGGCCTATCTACAGCGCTCTTTTCCTCGTTGACCTTGAGCTTCAGCTTGCCTTCTACAAAGCGTCGAACGCTTGCCATGACCCGTTCTCCCGCACGCCGACTCTTGACGTAGACGTTACAGTCATCGGCATAGCGAGCGAACCTATGGCCTCTCTTCTCGAGTTCCCAGTCAAGGTCGTTCAGCATGATGTTGGCAAGCAGGGGGCTTAACGGACCGCCTTGCGGCGTACCCTCCTCGCTTCTCACACACACGCCGTTTTCCATGACTCCGGCTTCGAGAAACGCACGGATCAGTTTGAGCACCCGCTTATCTCGAACCACCCTAGCCACTTTGGCCATCACGATGTCGTGATTGACGCGATCGAAGAATTTGGATAGGTCCATGTCTACTACGAACCCATAGCCTTCTTCGATGTAGCCGCGGGCGGCCTCAACTGCTTGGTGCGCGCTCTTGCCCGGCCTGAAGCCGTAGCTGTGCTCAGAGAACGTGGGTTCAAACAGCGGCGTCAACACCTG
This sequence is a window from Clostridia bacterium. Protein-coding genes within it:
- a CDS encoding IS1634 family transposase, with product MAEDFDDSVLSRTLDKVFDAGPKKVFGVAAMRAALREDVKVDVVHADTTSWSVKGLFEASSPEGEALYVTYGYSRDHRLDLKQFNYGLVVNGEGIPLMGEAMDGNESDKVWNGRVIEELVSQLTDNLTELVYVADSAVVTKDSLDVIAGKEGQHA
- the ltrA gene encoding group II intron reverse transcriptase/maturase, yielding LKQSLLSGTYRPSPVRRHEIPKPGGGVRLLGIPTALDRFIQQAVLQVLTPLFEPTFSEHSYGFRPGKSAHQAVEAARGYIEEGYGFVVDMDLSKFFDRVNHDIVMAKVARVVRDKRVLKLIRAFLEAGVMENGVCVRSEEGTPQGGPLSPLLANIMLNDLDWELEKRGHRFARYADDCNVYVKSRRAGERVMASVRRFVEGKLKLKVNEEKSAVDRPGKRKFLGFSFIGGSKPRIRVATKTRERFEERIREITSRSNGRSMASRIRELNSYLRGWMGYYRIARTPSVCQEMDQWIRRRLRMCLLKQWKRPKTVRRNLVALGIPDEWAQKISGSRKAYWRLANTPQVNKALGIAHLRNQGLLSLTDLYAQNS